From Ndongobacter massiliensis:
TAAACATGCGAACGCGACCAATTACACCTATTTGCTCGCAAAACGAAAAAATGAGCGTGTTAGCCGCCTTAGCGCGGAAATCGCTGTTTTTTGCACACGTACAAACTAAAAAATCGGGAAAAAGGCGCTTCGGCGTCTATTTTTATGCAAAAAAGGAGGAAAAAATGGCATATCAATACATCGACAAAGGGCGTGCGCGTAGTTACGACGTCGGACGCGGCGGCAAAAAGATTGACCGCATTGTCATCCATCACTGGGGCACGCGCGGGCAGCAATTTGAGAGTGTAATCCATTGGTTTTTATACGACGCACCAACATCGGCGCACTACGTCGCGGAGGCGGGGCGTGTCCAAAAGGTCGTGGACGAGTCAGACACCGCATGGCACGCTGGAATCTATGATATCAATCAAAGATCGATCGGCATTGAGTGTCGCCCGGAAGCAACCGATGGGGACTATGAGACGGTCGGGGAGCTTGTCTGCGATATTTGGCGCAGACACGGCAAAATCCCCCTTACACGTCACAAAGACTACGTCGCAACGGACTGTCCGGGTGCATATGATATCGAGCGGATTCGCCGCATTGCAGAAAAGTATTACACCGGAGCGGCACCGCGCGACACGCTGCCCAAAGACACCGTGCCAAAGCCGAAACTCTTACGCGTACAAGTCGGGGCATACCACGTGCCAGAAAATGCCGATGCAATGCAAAAAAAGCTGAAAGAGCGTGGCTATGATACGTACCTCAAAGAGTCGGGCGGACTCTACCGCGTGCAGGTGGGAGCCTATAAAGACGTAAAAAATGCCGCAAAAATGGCGGAGAAGCTTCGTGCAGATGGCTTTAACACCTACATTGTGGGAAAAGGCATACCCGACAAGGAAAAAGGCATCGACGGCGTATCCGGCTATCCGGAGACGGGAACCTTTTATCCGGACGATGTTATCAATGTTCGCCGAGCACCCTCGACGGACGGCGAAGTCGTCGCACAGTACCATCCGGGCGAATCCGTGACCTATGACAGCGTCTATATCACGGGCGGCTATGTTTGGATTAGCTACATCGGAGCAAGCGGCAAGCGCAACTATATGGCGTGCAGGACGTATAGTAATGGCGTTCGCGGCGCACTCTGGGGGCATATCGAGTAAAAAGGAGAGGAGGAAAAAATGGAGCAAATAACAATGTTGGGACTCTCGGCGATCGTCGTCGGACTGGTCGAGGTGGTAAAGCGTATCGGACTGC
This genomic window contains:
- a CDS encoding N-acetylmuramoyl-L-alanine amidase — protein: MAYQYIDKGRARSYDVGRGGKKIDRIVIHHWGTRGQQFESVIHWFLYDAPTSAHYVAEAGRVQKVVDESDTAWHAGIYDINQRSIGIECRPEATDGDYETVGELVCDIWRRHGKIPLTRHKDYVATDCPGAYDIERIRRIAEKYYTGAAPRDTLPKDTVPKPKLLRVQVGAYHVPENADAMQKKLKERGYDTYLKESGGLYRVQVGAYKDVKNAAKMAEKLRADGFNTYIVGKGIPDKEKGIDGVSGYPETGTFYPDDVINVRRAPSTDGEVVAQYHPGESVTYDSVYITGGYVWISYIGASGKRNYMACRTYSNGVRGALWGHIE